The Arachis ipaensis cultivar K30076 chromosome B03, Araip1.1, whole genome shotgun sequence region CCACTAGTGTTTTTCTAGTAGGGGTTTAAAATCCACCAACTGTTTTTTGAATTATTGccattttttaaaagataatatTAGAAATAACAAATGAAATTACAAGCTTTTAAAcggtaaaaatttaaataaaaatttgatgaaataaattaacaaaataattaaaccaattttatattttaatagtcGAATAATAAAGAATTTGGAATTATGTATAAAAATCGTATACTCAAATCTCATTATACGATGTGTACCTAAAACAGAAAATTTTGAGGGGAAAATACACATATATACAAGTGACACCTTTTCACAAGCTTATCATGATACCAACATACAAGAACAATATACATTTTATCGGCGGAAATACACGTATACTTTCTCTGAGGCCTTTGCAGCAATCAGATGGTAAAACACTATTTTACAATGTAGACTCGCACGTTTTTACAAGgtctattaaaaaaaatctaagcCACAAAAGGATAACTTTGAAGGAGGAGATCATAGAGCAACTCTGTATCAAACGTGCATAGCCGCATCAGGTACTTCAGGAAGAGATGAGTGCGAGTAGAATTTAACGTATTCTACCCACTAGGTGAAAGCTGTTGTTTCCTCCTTAACCTTAACGCTTTTTTATTTACTTGATGTTTCGGATTTGGCTCCGACAGCAGCAAACGTGACATAACGTATGACAAAAGTTCCTCATCGTGGGAGAAGGTGAAGTCCAAATGAGCATATTCAAACTCAATATATGACACATTCACCCCGGCATCCTTCATCAATTTATAGTGTCTCTTAACCATTGAAGGTCGTATAATGTGGTCTTTTTGCCCAGCAACCAGATCAACAGGAATGTCGATGAGGCCGTAGTGTTCACCCAAGTCCAATGGCTCAGGTGAACCATACACCGCCATATTAGCATCTGCACTCCCATAATCAAACATTCTAAACCTTTTTGTACGCTTTATCTGTGCAAGATGTATAGCAACATTGAAAGATATTCCTGGCATGTCATTCATGTTGTAGTGTGGTAGTCCTAGAACTCCAACCCAATTTGAGCTGTCCCCATCAACAACATAACCCATTAAAGTTTGAACCAGTCCTCCAACGGCAGGTAAGTTTTGCAGGTCCCGAGCTAACTTGTTGAAGAGCATGCGAAAAAATCTGGTCGGTATATAGAAGGCTGGGAAGATACGAGACAAACTAGGAACCATCAAAACCACATTCTCTACCACTTTAAATATCAGGTTAGACTCATGATGAAAACCGGCAGGTGATAACAAAACCAATCTTGAAAGTCTATGGGGCTTCTGTGCTAACCTACATGTAACAACATACATCAAAATGGCAGCTCCTCCCAAACTATGGCAAACTGCACAAAGCTTGTAAGCTTGATCATCATTAGCTTCCTCCTCGATATCAGGTTTACTAAGCTTCAATTCCGCAGTTTTTACTTCATGGattttttcaatcatagcagGAATATCCTGAGTCCCATGCTCGTTGATGGAGTATTGCCAATACCTGTGCATTATATCAATTTGAGTACAATATTGTCAATTGAGTAATGGCATAATCAATATATTATAAAGCTAGATTGTATCAGGCATTAATAACAATTTAAGTTAAGGATTTGCTTGAGAACTTACTGACGTGAGGAGATGTTCTTGTTGCGATGCTCCCTAGAAACCAAACCGCGGAAATTTCCCAGAAATACATCATAACCTGaaatgttatttattttaaaagaattatATCTCTAGTAATTCTAAAACCAGATATGTTCTTTAAGAGCCCAAATTATCAGGACAAACATAACAAACCTTTATCATAAGCTGCAAAAGCTGGAGAGCCAACAACACCATTAGATACCCAGCTGAAACAAAAAGTTTAACTTATTAGAATACCAAATTTTTGGGGCCAAAAGATAAATTATTGAAAAGATATTGTAACTAAGGTCCTAAAATCATGGCCAGAACAGGACTATTCTGGCATCCAAGCACTTGAACAACAATCTTATAAATAACAGAAATTTGGGTCCTAACATCATGGCCAAAACAGGACTATTCTGCCATCAAGCAGCTAAATAATaaaaggcttttttttttttaaaaaaaaagtgagaTATAAATGAAGGTGTAAGGAGGAACATAAAACAGTGAAGCTTGTCAATCCTTACACAACTTGACACAGTCAAAACACACAGACACGGCCGCATTGAGTATTAGCTTAGATGATGTTAAGGCTTGTATTGATGACTTCAGTAGCTAGGAGAAAAGAATCAGGACCTTTCATCTGACCCAACAAGTGCTGACTTCTAGCACAAAGCTTTCTAAACTTATATAAATACAGTAGATCCCAATTCCACTTATATGTATTCTATCCAACTACCTAAGAAGAGTATGAAACCTGCTGCCCTCAATGGCGCTCAAGATACAACAGAAAACCAACTTCAGAAAAACAATTAAGTTGAATATTAAACACACAAGCAACCACACATGCAAAATTTTCAAGCAACAACATGCCatacaattttttatatttcacaAAGAGTAAATGCTCAAATCAGTCTCTCAAATTTCAGACATAAGTCAAATTGGACCCCCAAATTAACTAACATGCATCATGTTAGTCCTTAGACCACTTTTTTTTCTTCATGCCATTTGATTGAATGGAAATTTGGGAGACCAATTTTTGAGGGACCAATTCGAGCATTTACTCATTTCACAAAAAGTAAATTTAATCAtagaattaaattagaaaaaagcAATATAGAGACAAAAATATCACCCACCCCATTGACGAATCCAAAATCCCATGCTGAAGATAAACAGCTTTTCTTGCATCTCGCCTGTTAAGTCAAATTCTAGGCATCAAATACTACACAAtgaaacaagttataaaaacaaCACAACTTCCATATTGTCCATTTTTGTTATCAATTTGTCATTATATCTAGATTTTGGAACAATAACACTAAATTACAGACTCCTAAGATCCTTCACCTCAATGCTTTATGTTTCCAAATTTTGATACCATAAATGCTATATGCTTATGTTAGAAATGAGCCACAAATGTGTTTGAAAAGAAAGATGTACACCAGAAAAGGGCACATGCCAAACACAATAATTTCATTATTAACAACAGATGTAATTGAATCCCGACAACATTAGAATTGTTGAGAGATCAACATTATGTCAATTGATATCATGTCTGATTTATGCATTCCTGTAGTACTTCACGATGAACAGACTATATGTTATGTTGCATTTAAGTTTAACTATAGAAGATCAAGGTAAGAAACATTAAATAGGGTAGATGATTAAGTTTTTAAAGGTCTAGTTACCTAGGTATTCTTTCTAAAAGAAGTACATATCCATCTGCAGTGACAAGATGAATAGCTTCATAAGGATACCTGTAACACAGAAGGATTATGAATGGGATGAGAAGGATTTCATATTTAAGAAGGGCAGCAATGGAAACACAATAGCCTTTACCCAAACTCTGTTATGACATCCTGACATGTCCTGCCATCAGTGTTTAGTGGCTGACGAGAACTGGCATTTCCCTCTGTAGGTGTTGGGTCAATATCTCCAAGTGTAGTTGTAGAGATGGAGGTATCTTCACCACTATCATGATCATTTTTACAAGATGAAAACAACTTGGTTAATTTCTCATACATTTCTGATGGAGAAAGAAGGAGATGTACTGCCTTGTGAACGAAGTCAAACACAGCTTCTATGGATATCTCAATGCCTACATGAAGATCCTGATTGACAGAATAATAATAATCAGAAACTCAAAACTTTCTTGCACATTAATTCATATGAAAAATGCAAATACATAATCAACAAATAGAACCCAAATGGATATGGATAGAAACTGTTGCAAACCTCGATGAGTCCACGTCTCCTATCAGTAGTTCGGTGGATAATTTGGTCCTTATGGCTTTGCACTCTTTTATGTGAAGGTACTTGTGAAGGGTCTTGTTTTGTGGAGGTAGAAAGTGCTTTTGACACCCCAGAATAAGCTAACTTGAATAGATGAAATGGAGCTCCCAGCAAAAATTTTACAGACACCACAATCCAAAGCCAGATATGCTGCATCCAATGCGTCGGATGCCTACCATGATTGGTAGCACTAACTCTAGAAGCTCTGGAACTTTGAGATAAGGGAGATTCAGGAGACTCATATCCATCACTATCTTCTTCTCCAGATGAATATTCCACGCTTGAAACATCAGAATCCACAGCAAGTTCATGAATGAACTGGTTGAATGAGGACACACcactaaaataaacaaaacaaaggaCAGGATAAGAAAATCAATGTCAAGAACAACAAATAGCATTAAAGATGCCAGACTACTGTGTTTATTGAGTTATAATTGCAAAGAAAGCCATGCATCCTGAATGCCATAGATTGAAAAAGTGCATATAAATATACGAAAACTGAAGAAGGCAATATACATGTCATTTAATAAAGAGATTACGGAAAATCACATAGAAATTCACTAGTCACTACTATATAATACTACAGTGAAAAATAAAACCTACTTTTCCATCCATCGTGGAAATCGTGGTCCACGAAAGGTTGGTCTTAGCTCCCAACCTTGAACACCTTCAAGCATATTAGCCTTTCCCGGTAGTAATGCCAACAATAGAGCTGATACTTCATTGATTACCCTCACAATATTGTTCACCCACTCATAGGTGAATGTCTTCACTGACCTGCAGCAAAAGATTCAAATGCCATTCTTCATACTCTGCCGTGTATGCACACAATTCACAAGTCcagacaaaaataaaagaaagcagtGTAACAATATTACTGTATATAACAAATAAGTATAATAATGACTCCATCGTTCCAACCCAATAAGATCAACAATAAGGGAAGGCCAGGGGGTGCAAAACAAACCTTTCAAGGTCACAAGCTTAAAACGTGTTTATTTATAGCAATGTGACATGCAAGAACCCTCCCCTAAAATAACATATAATTcaattgagctgcatttcatTTCAGATTTTATGTACACTTcaatgtttttactttttagcAAACAAACAACATAAGAAAGGTGTTAGAAAGAGAACCTAGCAGCNNNNNNNNNNNNNNNNNNNNNNNNNNNNNNNNNNNNNNNNNNNNNNGCTTACTCTTTAGTAACAGCAAGAGCATTGTCAACAACACGTTGCATCCTCAATGGAATTTCTATTATTCTTTGGGCGACGCACTTGTTGAGGTTGGGGAATGTAATTCCAAAGGCAAAATTCAAATAAGCACCCAGACCTTGGAGTTTGATCAACCTatcttccttttcttttcctcttttttctcttattttttttgtttttttgtttttatgctgGCCTTGCCCTGACGGGTAATGCAACGAAGGGTGGCGACAAGGGAGGAGGATTCGATTCGATTCAATTCATTTCATTTCACTCTTGGCTTACGAGGGAAAATTCTCTTACTTTCGAGGGAGGCTAAGTCGGCGGTGGGCACTGCATCTGATTCCACGTGGACGGACCTCATTGGATGCTGTCAGATCCATGGTAACGCCTGTTATATTTTGGGCAGGTGTATGTCCTCAACTGGCCCCTTGGAACTGACTCCTGCTGCGATGGACGGTCAGGATTATAGAAAAAATTATAGTTACATTTTTTATTAAGAATGAATACTATTACGAGGAATGCTAAGGGGTaccaatttttgtgatttgtagcgatcaaatagctatcaatgatgattttaattgtGTGAGACTGGTGTGAAATTTTATCCAAtaaatttacttttcaatgattttaaTGGTTTACATGCTGGctaaaatttaacaaagttgctgaccCCTAGATTTTTCCTACTATTATTCCTATTTTAACAATAACCTTTTCTTTTCCTACAAATATGCAATAACAAAATTATGTAAAGAATAACATTGTGAGATAACATATATACATTGACTTAGGTGGGAAAATCCAAACGCAAGATTTTAGTGctctttataaaaatatataaataataatataaaatgtatttttttattttttatttttttttcatttcttctaTTTTATCCTATTTTCTTTATGCTCTTTTGAGATCAACATTTGAAGGGAAGAAGAACTGGATTTGAAATTTCCCATATACTTGATTAAATAATGATGAGAAAGGAAATAATTTTCTTAGTAGAGTTCTTGAAGATGAGGTAGATTAGAGATATTTTTCACATCCAAGCGATTTTGACATTTAAGTTCATTCAAGTAATTTTAGGTCACgcgttttttttgttttttttttttacgctcGTTTACACACTGAGCGTCTTCTTTTTTGCCTTCTTCGTATTTTCTctttatcgtcattcttttgttgttgttgctgctgtatttttttgtcttttctccTTTCTTTCCCTGGTGAAGAACCAGTAGAAAGTaaggagaaagagttttgaattgtgtaaaacaaaaatgaatcgaacatgttattatggtgaaacaattgtata contains the following coding sequences:
- the LOC107630316 gene encoding gastric triacylglycerol lipase isoform X2, whose product is MQRVVDNALAVTKESVKTFTYEWVNNIVRVINEVSALLLALLPGKANMLEGVQGWELRPTFRGPRFPRWMENGVSSFNQFIHELAVDSDVSSVEYSSGEEDSDGYESPESPLSQSSRASRVSATNHGRHPTHWMQHIWLWIVVSVKFLLGAPFHLFKLAYSGVSKALSTSTKQDPSQVPSHKRVQSHKDQIIHRTTDRRRGLIEDLHVGIEISIEAVFDFVHKAVHLLLSPSEMYEKLTKLFSSCKNDHDSGEDTSISTTTLGDIDPTPTEGNASSRQPLNTDGRTCQDVITEFGYPYEAIHLVTADGYVLLLERIPRRDARKAVYLQHGILDSSMGWVSNGVVGSPAFAAYDKGYDVFLGNFRGLVSREHRNKNISSRQYWQYSINEHGTQDIPAMIEKIHEVKTAELKLSKPDIEEEANDDQAYKLCAVCHSLGGAAILMYVVTSFYIPTRFFRMLFNKLARDLQNLPAVGGLVQTLMGYVVDGDSSNWVGVLGLPHYNMNDMPGISFNVAIHLAQIKRTKRFRMFDYGSADANMAVYGSPEPLDLGEHYGLIDIPVDLVAGQKDHIIRPSMVKRHYKLMKDAGVNVSYIEFEYAHLDFTFSHDEELLSYVMSRLLLSEPNPKHQVNKKALRLRRKQQLSPSG
- the LOC107630316 gene encoding gastric triacylglycerol lipase isoform X1 encodes the protein MQRVVDNALAVTKESVKTFTYEWVNNIVRVINEVSALLLALLPGKANMLEGVQGWELRPTFRGPRFPRWMENGVSSFNQFIHELAVDSDVSSVEYSSGEEDSDGYESPESPLSQSSRASRVSATNHGRHPTHWMQHIWLWIVVSVKFLLGAPFHLFKLAYSGVSKALSTSTKQDPSQVPSHKRVQSHKDQIIHRTTDRRRGLIEDLHVGIEISIEAVFDFVHKAVHLLLSPSEMYEKLTKLFSSCKNDHDSGEDTSISTTTLGDIDPTPTEGNASSRQPLNTDGRTCQDVITEFGYPYEAIHLVTADGYVLLLERIPRRDARKAVYLQHGILDSSMGWVSNGVVGSPAFAAYDKGYDVFLGNFRGLVSREHRNKNISSRQYWQYSINEHGTQDIPAMIEKIHEVKTAELKLSKPDIEEEANDDQAYKLCAVCHSLGGAAILMYVVTCRLAQKPHRLSRLVLLSPAGFHHESNLIFKVVENVVLMVPSLSRIFPAFYIPTRFFRMLFNKLARDLQNLPAVGGLVQTLMGYVVDGDSSNWVGVLGLPHYNMNDMPGISFNVAIHLAQIKRTKRFRMFDYGSADANMAVYGSPEPLDLGEHYGLIDIPVDLVAGQKDHIIRPSMVKRHYKLMKDAGVNVSYIEFEYAHLDFTFSHDEELLSYVMSRLLLSEPNPKHQVNKKALRLRRKQQLSPSG